The proteins below come from a single Pichia kudriavzevii chromosome 2, complete sequence genomic window:
- a CDS encoding uncharacterized protein (PKUD0B11370; similar to Saccharomyces cerevisiae YKR089C (TGL4) and YOR081C (TGL5); ancestral locus Anc_5.690), translating to MSEKVTVNDIPYPHGNPFESITKNLLLDNLAKINYDYIQNKYNKKSPFVKVKEYVASYFNQPDSETGELNRLYEDQENAIVYEDWLSISLMLDKSEGNDAWKETEESSLYDYRAVREQLDKLRKLKLERKYEEILYIIRTEWRRDFANINNERLYKKCHVGTKSLIREYIDECVSILKLLVSDECFLDDDFMLDILMESKRNYGRTAITMSGGGSFGLIGIGVFSTLLENELFPKIISGSSAGSIVSSIMCSKTSDELKHILRSLFDRNFQVFDLDSDNDSFYTHLSRLLKHGVWFDSKNLQATMKEFLGNMTFREAFNKTGSILNITVSSVSVHDQPTLLNYLTAPNVLIWSAVCASCSLPVVFASSTIYEKNLETGEIEEWSNPSLKFVDGSLKSDLPISRLSEMFNVNHTIACQVNPHISPLVKLSSECEDLISTSSSWSLKMLSYNLSNILTMEVVHYCDLLIELGILSNFATKIRQLFTQSYTGDITILPELKLDEQKLLLSNPTPTFLWECILKGARATWPSLSFIKDQNAVEFTMDKCIAVLKSRVVFEKRFSSSTALSIKKFEVTPPRIHKSQSIVSYTDLRRNSTDRARRETDASTRLFPKVPSSTYVAANGKNKRFTKKHRDSNNPINTGRSFESFRQIKWKVNAEGTGVSPKKRQTRSFSFSQPHERRNSFKEEISR from the coding sequence ATGTCTGAAAAAGTAACCGTGAATGATATTCCATACCCCCACGGAAACCCATTTGAAAGTATAACCAAAAACTTGTTGTTAGATAATTTAGCCAAAATAAACTATGATTATATTCAgaataaatataataagAAATCACCGTTTGTTAAAGTCAAAGAATACGTTGCTTCATATTTCAACCAACCCGATTCAGAAACAGGAGAGCTTAATAGGCTATACGAGGACCAAGAGAATGCAATAGTGTATGAAGATTGGTTGAGTATAAGTTTGATGTTGGACAAATCAGAAGGGAACGATGCTTGGAAGGAGACAGAGGAATCCAGCTTGTACGATTACAGAGCAGTAAGAGAGCAATTAGATAAGCTGAGGAAGCTGAAATTGGAAAGGAAGTACGAGGAAATACTCTATATAATAAGAACAGAATGGAGGAGAGATTTTGcaaatatcaacaatgaGCGTTTATATAAGAAATGTCACGTTGGCacaaaatctttgataaGGGAATATATTGATGAGTGTGTTTCGATCTTAAAACTATTAGTGTCTGATGAATGTTTCttagatgatgattttatgCTTGATATTTTAATGGAATCCAAAAGAAACTATGGAAGAACCGCAATAACCATGAGCGGAGGTGGTTCTTTTGGGTTGATAGGAATAGGTGTATTCTCAACTTTACTTGAAAACGAGCTATTTCCTAAAATCATATCGGGGTCTAGTGCAGGATCTATTGTGAGCTCGATAATGTGCTCCAAAACAAGTGATGAATTGAAACACATCTTACGAAGTTTGTTCGATAGGAACTTCCAAGTTTTTGACCTTGACTCCGATAATGATAGTTTTTACACCCACTTGTCAAGGCTATTGAAACATGGTGTTTGGTTTGATAGCAAAAACTTACAAGCAACTATGAAAGAGTTTCTAGGCAATATGACCTTTAGGGAAGCCTTCAACAAAACTGGCTCGATTTTGAACATAACTGTCTCATCCGTCTCTGTTCATGATCAACCAACCTTATTAAATTATCTAACTGCACCGAATGTTCTTATTTGGTCAGCGGTTTGTGCGAGCTGCTCACTACCTGTTGTTTTTGcgtcatcaacaatttaCGAGAAGAATTTGGAGACAGGTGAAATAGAGGAATGGTCAAACCCATCACTCAAATTTGTCGATGGTTCTTTAAAATCAGACTTGCCCATTTCAAGGTTATCAGAAATGTTCAATGTTAACCATACGATAGCATGTCAAGTAAACCCTCATATTTCACCACTAGTTAAGTTATCATCCGAATGTGAAGACTTAATTTCCACAAGTTCTAGCTGGAGCTTGAAAATGTTGTCATATAATCTATCAAATATACTAACGATGGAAGTCGTTCATTATTGCGATTTGCTAATTGAATTGGGGATATTATCCAACTTTGCTACAAAAATCAGACAACTGTTCACCCAATCATATACTGGAGATATTACGATTTTACCAGAACTAAAACTTGATGAACAAAAGTTACTACTATCCAACCCCACGCCAACTTTTCTTTGGGAATGTATACTCAAAGGCGCACGAGCTACGTGGCCATCGCTATCATTCATCAAGGACCAAAATGCTGTTGAGTTTACCATGGATAAATGTATAGCTGTACTAAAGTCACGTGTTGTGTTTGAGAAGCGTTTTTCATCAAGTACCGCTTTGtcaatcaaaaagtttgaaGTTACGCCGCCAAGGATACACAAGAGTCAATCGATCGTTAGCTACACAGACCTTCGTAGGAATAGCACTGATAGGGCAAGACGAGAAACAGATGCAAGTACGAGATTATTCCCTAAAGTGCCATCTTCTACTTATGTAGCTGCCAACggcaaaaacaaaagatttACCAAGAAACATCGAGACAGCAACAATCCAATAAATACCGGACGTTCATTTGAATCGTTCAGACAAATCAAATGGAAAGTGAATGCAGAAGGCACAGGTGTTTCTCCCAAGAAAAGACAAACGAGGTCATTTTCGTTTTCGCAGCCACATGAACGAAGGAATAGTTTTAAAGAGGAAATTTCAAGATAG
- a CDS encoding uncharacterized protein (PKUD0B11365) gives MQFKNTIILAAAASLAQAEVVHLRVKSDNSEINGNSLGFPHSGAGINYAFMGTGGQTEALDYDESEGTIQSPDAGSFPQVLGVSGHFVDLGVLDPNGKWSFEGNTLQFNGTADNFYACKNTGDPYDYSSRSYQLVYYTEDAPEGCLSLTLVKDAGSSSSAASSAAPSSTAAPSSSAAPSESVSSATFIDGAAQYAPGAFAVAAGFVAALL, from the coding sequence ATGCAATTCAAAAACACAATTATTCTAGCTGCTGCTGCATCTCTTGCCCAAGCCGAAGTTGTCCACTTGAGAGTCAAGTCCGACAATTCTGAAATCAATGGCAATTCTCTTGGTTTCCCACATTCCGGTGCAGGTATTAACTACGCCTTCATGGGTACTGGTGGCCAAACTGAAGCTTTAGATTACGACGAATCCGAAGGTACCATCCAATCTCCAGATGCGGGCTCATTCCCACAAGTCTTGGGTGTTTCTGGTCACTTTGTCGACCTTGGTGTCCTTGATCCAAATGGTAAGTGGAGCTTCGAAGGTAACACCTTACAATTCAACGGTACTGCAGACAACTTCTATGCTTGTAAGAACACCGGTGATCCATACGATTACTCCTCCAGATCTTACCAATTGGTTTACTACACTGAAGATGCTCCAGAAGGTTGTCTCTCCTTAACATTAGTCAAGGATGCCGGctcatcttcttcagctGCTTCTTCAGCAGCTCCATCCTCCACTGCAGCTCCATCCAGTTCTGCAGCTCCATCCGAATCCGTCTCAAGTGCTACCTTCATCGACGGTGCTGCCCAATACGCTCCAGGTGCTTTTGCAGTCGCTGCAGGTTTCGTTGCTGCTCTCTTATAG
- a CDS encoding uncharacterized protein (PKUD0B11367) yields MQFKKTIIVAAAASLVQAEEVHLRVKSDNSEINGNSLGFPHSGAGINYAFLGTSGQTQALDYDESEGTLKGSETGSFPQVLGVSGHFVDLGVLDPNGKWSFEGNTLQFNGTADNFYACKNTGDPYNYSSRSYQLVHYKADAPEGCLSLTLVKDGESPSGSSTTARPTSTAGPSSSLVPTDSVSSATFIDGAAQYAPGAFAVAAGFVAALL; encoded by the coding sequence ATGcaattcaagaaaacaattatcgttgctgctgctgcatCTCTTGTCCAAGCTGAAGAAGTTCACTTGAGAGTCAAGTCCGACAATTCTGAAATCAATGGCAATTCTCTTGGTTTCCCACACTCCGGTGCAGGTATTAACTATGCCTTCTTGGGCACCAGTGGCCAAACACAGGCATTGGATTATGACGAATCTGAAGGTACTCTAAAGGGTTCCGAAACAGGCTCCTTCCCACAAGTCTTGGGTGTTTCCGGCCACTTTGTCGACCTTGGTGTCCTTGATCCAAATGGTAAGTGGAGCTTCGAAGGTAACACCTTACAATTCAATGGTACTGCAGACAACTTCTATGCTTGTAAGAACACCGGTGACCCATACAACTACTCCTCCAGATCTTACCAATTAGTTCACTACAAGGCAGACGCTCCAGAAGGTTGTCTATCCTTGACCTTAGTCAAGGATGGAGAATCTCCTTCAGGCAGCTCAACTACAGCAAGACCAACTTCAACCGCAGGCCCATCGTCCTCCTTAGTTCCAACTGATTCTGTCTCAAGTGCTACCTTCATCGACGGTGCTGCCCAATACGCTCCAGGTGCTTTTGCAGTCGCTGCAGGTTTTGTTGCTGCTCTCTTATAA